TGGTGGCGATAGCGAGATGGCTCTGGATGCGCAGCAGCGCCGAAATCATACTTTCGCTGAAGCCTGCGGCGCTGTCGGTGGACCACGACCCCATCATGCCCTGACTGGTGTTGCCGCTGAAGGGATGGACGAAAGCCATGTAATCGGTGACGCCCATAAGCCGCAGGTCATCGAAAACAGGAAACTCCGACAGCACCGAGGGGTCGAGCCGGCGTCGCAGATGGTCGAGCTTATTGCTGAGCAGATGGTAGTATGGGCTGGTCAGGAATCTTTCGGACGGCACGCCGGCCTGCTTGCGGAAGCCTTCCACTTCCATGCCCTGGCCGCGAACCCAGGTGAAGCCGAGCGCATCATAAAGCGGATGAAGCATCGAGAAGCTCAAATGCACCCGCTTCAGCGGCAGGCCGGCAGCAGCCAGCCGTTCGCAAAAGCCATTTACCAATGTTTCCAGGTCGTTGCCCGCCAGTGCCGAGTGGGTCAGCCAATCGGCAACCTTATCCATGAGAATGGCGGAAATTTCTGCTTGCGATGTGCTCATGCTATCTCGAAACCCGTCGAAGACGGAGCCATTACCCTCTGTTCTGCCATAACACAGTCCGCCAACGACGCCACGATAAGATACCCGAAGTCAACGAGGCCGGCCTCGGCGGCAAAAGCGGCGAAGCATTTCCCGGATCACTATCGTTGCAGCCAAGAAGAAGGCGTAAATGCATCTGTGTTCTGCTTGCGTTATGTGGCGAGGCAGCCGGCAGAGTGCAACCACGATCCTGACACTGGCAAAAATTCGCCGGCTCAGACGCCGTCAAGCCTTCACCACCGTCTCTCGGACCAGCCCGAGACGGCCAAAAACATTGCGTGTGTCGACGATCAGAAGGGCGTGATCAGCGATCGTCTGATAGTCGATCGCGTCGTGGTCGGTTGCAACGACGACAGCATCGAAATCCTTCAAGGCTGCCTTGGTCAATTCGACCGAGCGGCGCCCTTTGATCGCCATATGCTCCCGGGTGGTCGGGATCTCGGTAACATGCGGGTCATGGAATTCCGCCTTGCCGCCCCATTCCTCGATGAGTTCAATGAGCCGCAATGAGGGGCTTTCGCGGATGTCGGGCACATTCTTCTTATAGGCGAGCCCGATGATGAGAATGCGCGAGCGGCTGAGCGCCTTGCCGCAGCGCCGGTCCAGCGCCTTCGCGAGTTCATCGACGACATGACGCGGCATGGCCGTGTTGATCTCTGCCGCCAGCTCGATGAAGCGGGTCGGCAGTTCGTATTCGCGCGCCTTCCACGTCAGGTAGAAGGGATCGATCGGAACGCAGTGCCCGCCAAGTCCGGGGCCAGGATAGAAAGGCATGTAGCCGAAGGGCTTGCTCTTTGCCGCCTCGATCACCTCCCAGATGTCGATGCCCATCGCGCCGAGAACGACCTTCAGCTCGTTGACGAGGGCGATGTTGACCGAGCGGAAGATGTTTTCCGTCAGCTTGACCGCCTCCGCTGTCGCCGTCGAGGAAACCGGAACGACGGTCTTGACCACGCCCTGATAGAAAGCCTGCACGAGCGTCGCCGCTTCAATGCCGTCGCCTGCCACGACCTTGGGGATCGTCGCGACCTCAAAGCTGCGGTTGCCGGGATCCTCGCGTTCGGGCGAGAAGCCGAGGAAGAAGTCTATCTTCGACTGCAGGCCGGTTTCTTCCAGTATGGGCTTGATCACGTCGTCGGTGGTGCCGGGATAGGTAGTCGATTCCAGCACGACGAGCTGGCCGGGACGCAGATGTTTCGCAATGGTGCCTGCCGTGTTCCTGACAAAGGAGAGATCCGGCTCACGGTTTTTCGTCAGCGGCGTCGGAACGCAGATGATGATGACCTCGCAGACGGCCAGTTCGGCAAAATCCGCAGTGGCACGGAATCGTCCGCTCGCCACCTGGCCGGCAAGGGCTGTCGACGTCACCGCCTCGATGTAGGATTGGCCGTTATTCAGGCTCTCGACCTTCTGGGCTTCGATGTCGAAGCCGGAAACCGGAAAGCCGGCTCGCGCGATCGCAACCGCCAGCGGCAACCCGACATAACCCAGTCCGATCACGCCGACCTGCGCGGCGCGCGTCGAAATCCGGTTCAGAAGACGGTCATATATCGATCCTGAGGCGTCCAAAAATCTGCTTCCCGTCAATTCGGACAGGCTGTCCGCTCGCATGCCGAAGCTCACTTGGTCCCAAGACCATGGCCGAGGCATATTGCGGAAGATCGGTTTCCGCAAGCCGTCATCAAGCCGGCACCTTCGCCTTCAGGCTTGCGGCAGCCATCGCATAGCCGCCGGCCGCGCCATCGATGAAATGAAGGTGATCGCGCTGCAGCGGCGAAGCGACCAGGCATGTCATCAAGGCCGATTTCTGGCGGTGCAGGCCATAGTTGCAGATGCCCGCCTCTTCCGCCTGCTTCAGCCGGTTCTCGATCCGTTGCAACACATCCGCGTCAACGTCGATGGTCATCTTCAAGCCGTCGTCGAACTTCCGGAAATCCGAATTGCTGGCCACGTCGCGTTTGTAGACCTTCGGATCGAAACCGCCGATCGTCCAGCCAAATCGATCGGTGACAGCCGTAAGCGTCATCAGGAACATCACCCACAGCTTCGCCAGCCACCGCCGTCCTGCCGACGCCGTGGCCCGCGCCTCGATATCAAGACCGGCGGGTATCAAACTGTAGTCCGGCCCGTTCACCGGCACCGGGTGGCCATCGCGCTCCTGCCTGCCGGCTAGTGCGATGATGTCGGAAACCAGAAACTGAAAACCGCGCAAGTCGCGCGACGCCCCCGGGATTGCTATGATCGAGACGATTTCCCCGTGCCGGGCTTCGATCGGGTTCCATCGGCAGGAGAGGCCGGTCAGATCCGGCCGCGCGCCGGCGGGCGCAGGATCGATCCGGTAGCGCCCCGCTTTCATCTCGGCTTCCGCCCAACTGCTGCCGCCGCCGCCGAACATGGCATAGAGGACCGCTTCGGACGCCTGGAACCTCGCCACGCGAACGTCGAGGCCTTGCGCTCTTATGTCCTTTATCGGCACGATTGCGGCACGCAAGGTTAGGTCCAGTTCGTCCGCCACCCATCTCTGGACGGCCGCCAGCGCGTTGCGGGTGATCTCCAGCGCCGAGCCGGGAACCGCCACGAGCGCACCGTCGCCGCCGAAGACAAACGGAAGATCTTGCCGGTCCAGCGCATTGAGCAGCGCCGAAATGACGCTGGCACCGGCCATATTGACGGTTTTATAGCGCCCGGCCTTGATCGCCTTGGTCGAGCCGACGATGTCGGCGGTGGCCAGCGCCCAGCCATCGGGGAGAGGTCGGTAGTTGTCGATATCGGCAACGCTTTCGAACTTTGCGAAGACCGGCAGGGAAGCGACAAACGGATCGGACGCGGCAGCTGTTTCCATGAGCATCAGATAGCACATTCCCCTGCTTGAAGAGTGAAGTCGATCATGCTTCGAAATTGACTTGCGCCGGCTTTCCGATGATAGGGTCCGGCGATGCGAATTGCCTTCTATGCGCCGCTGAAGTCACCCAATCATTCCGTTGCCTCCGGCGACCGCCAGATGGCAAGGATGCTGATCAAGGCTCTGGAGCATGGAGGGCATAGCGTCGAACTAGCATCCGAACTACGCTTCTATCTACGCGAACCGGAGCCAAAAAGTTTCGATGCGCTTACGATCGAAGCCCGAGAGGAAGCCGCGCGGCTGGCAAGGCTTTGGGATCGCGACGGCAAGCCCGATCTCTGGTTTACCTACCATCCCTACTACAAGGCGCCCGACCTGATCGGGCCCGGGCTGGCGTCGGCCTTTGGCGTTCCCTATTTGACAGCGGAAGCCTCCTATTCGAGGCGACGCAACGCCGGTTTGTGGGCCGACACGCAAGCGTTGGTGGCATGGGCCGTCGAACAAGCGGCGCTGAACATCTGCTTCACGCAAAGGGATCGTCAGGGACTGGCAGATGCGATACCCGGTGCCACTCTCGGCATGCTGCCGCCCTTCATCGACACGTCGTTATTCAGGGAAACACCAGCACGGGGTTGTCCGACGCGCCTCGTTACCGTCGCCATGATGCGCCCGGGCGACAAAGTCGCCAGCTACCGCATGCTGGCGCAAGCGCTCGGTGCGATCGGCCACCTGCCCTGGACCATGTCGGTCGTGGGCGACGGGCCTGCCCGCGAAGAGGTCAAAGCGCAATTCGCCGGCTTGCCCGCCGATCGTATCGATTGGCTTGGCGCGATCGAGCCAGCAGCCGTGCCCGACGTCCTTTATAGTGGGGGAATTTACGTCTGGCCGGGTTTCGGCGAGGCCTATGGCGTTGCCTATCTTGAAGCACAGGCCGCAGGCCTTCCGGTGGTGGCCCAGGACATCGCCGGCGTGCCGGAGGTCGTGCGGGATGGCCAGGCCGGGTTTCTCACCCCGCCGGGCGATGTGGCGGCGTTCGCCTGTGCCATTGAAAGGCTGCTGTCTCGTAACGAGGAAAGAACCATCATGGCCGCAGAAGCCAGACGTTTCATCCTCGAAGAACGTTCCCTCAATGCTGCAGCGGTGCGTCTGGCCGAACTTCTTGCGAAGATCCCGGTTTCATGACATCCGATCAGATCTGGCAACTCTTGGTGGAAGAACTGGCGTGCTGGCAACGGGCGGACCGCAAGGCTGAGTTCTGGCTACGTGACGATGACGCCGTGGATCCGACGCCTGCGCTTGATCGACTGCTCGCCCTCACCTGTGAATCCGCGGTTCCG
The window above is part of the Mesorhizobium sp. WSM4904 genome. Proteins encoded here:
- a CDS encoding nucleotide sugar dehydrogenase, whose protein sequence is MDASGSIYDRLLNRISTRAAQVGVIGLGYVGLPLAVAIARAGFPVSGFDIEAQKVESLNNGQSYIEAVTSTALAGQVASGRFRATADFAELAVCEVIIICVPTPLTKNREPDLSFVRNTAGTIAKHLRPGQLVVLESTTYPGTTDDVIKPILEETGLQSKIDFFLGFSPEREDPGNRSFEVATIPKVVAGDGIEAATLVQAFYQGVVKTVVPVSSTATAEAVKLTENIFRSVNIALVNELKVVLGAMGIDIWEVIEAAKSKPFGYMPFYPGPGLGGHCVPIDPFYLTWKAREYELPTRFIELAAEINTAMPRHVVDELAKALDRRCGKALSRSRILIIGLAYKKNVPDIRESPSLRLIELIEEWGGKAEFHDPHVTEIPTTREHMAIKGRRSVELTKAALKDFDAVVVATDHDAIDYQTIADHALLIVDTRNVFGRLGLVRETVVKA
- a CDS encoding DUF3095 domain-containing protein; this encodes MCYLMLMETAAASDPFVASLPVFAKFESVADIDNYRPLPDGWALATADIVGSTKAIKAGRYKTVNMAGASVISALLNALDRQDLPFVFGGDGALVAVPGSALEITRNALAAVQRWVADELDLTLRAAIVPIKDIRAQGLDVRVARFQASEAVLYAMFGGGGSSWAEAEMKAGRYRIDPAPAGARPDLTGLSCRWNPIEARHGEIVSIIAIPGASRDLRGFQFLVSDIIALAGRQERDGHPVPVNGPDYSLIPAGLDIEARATASAGRRWLAKLWVMFLMTLTAVTDRFGWTIGGFDPKVYKRDVASNSDFRKFDDGLKMTIDVDADVLQRIENRLKQAEEAGICNYGLHRQKSALMTCLVASPLQRDHLHFIDGAAGGYAMAAASLKAKVPA
- a CDS encoding glycosyltransferase family 4 protein gives rise to the protein MRIAFYAPLKSPNHSVASGDRQMARMLIKALEHGGHSVELASELRFYLREPEPKSFDALTIEAREEAARLARLWDRDGKPDLWFTYHPYYKAPDLIGPGLASAFGVPYLTAEASYSRRRNAGLWADTQALVAWAVEQAALNICFTQRDRQGLADAIPGATLGMLPPFIDTSLFRETPARGCPTRLVTVAMMRPGDKVASYRMLAQALGAIGHLPWTMSVVGDGPAREEVKAQFAGLPADRIDWLGAIEPAAVPDVLYSGGIYVWPGFGEAYGVAYLEAQAAGLPVVAQDIAGVPEVVRDGQAGFLTPPGDVAAFACAIERLLSRNEERTIMAAEARRFILEERSLNAAAVRLAELLAKIPVS